A genomic segment from Glycine max cultivar Williams 82 chromosome 1, Glycine_max_v4.0, whole genome shotgun sequence encodes:
- the LOC100816385 gene encoding uncharacterized protein, which yields MESVPTIVYYDGDMISSSERILFEYPSGSQVIRISENISLDALRKTIMDAIQGGSPKASLNVNKEQEEVLRSKPSILALIDELDKLRQPLATALSEELQINDTSSQNPHHETEIENETLAESSGSIEPNSNSRNDVVVEDLLNFLYFGSLFDVKSDFVSTMLTRTHERGCCLTYDYVIDDATDLLGEKDLDSISALRGLLVSRPADSSFSHKSVLHCCVEHAKLWLAKSEQPIRPDADVTYAALREKLNNIMSSEYFTTTPEMKAPVEVAVAAAGGNYVSFHVPVHGFVVPVEVEQPVFQSQEKDEHDCFVVPFLSAVHLDENVYIGALYINPWRWMEPENEEKRNWRTSPFYAPFGGGARFCPGAELARL from the exons ATGGAGAGTGTACCTACTATTGTGTATTACGATGGTGACATGATTTCATCATCTGAAAGGATATTGTTTGAATATCCTAGTGGTTCTCAAGTCATTAGAATAAGCGAGAATATATCACTTGATGCTTTAAGGAAAACAATTATGGATGCCATCCAAG GAGGGAGCCCAAAAGCCTCACTTAACGTGAACAAGGAGCAGGAAGAGGTTCTACGCTCCAAACCCTCCATCCTCGCCCTCATCGATGAGCTCGATAAGCTCCGGCAACCTCTCGCCACCGCTCTCTCCGAAGAGCTCCAAATCAACGACACATCTTCTCAAAACCCTCACCATGAGACCGAGATCGAAAACGAAACCCTAGCCGAGAGCTCCGGCTCGATTGAGCCGAACTCGAACTCGAGGAATGATGTCGTTGTGGAGGACCTGCttaattttctctattttgGTTCACTTTTCGATGTGAAGAGTGACTTTGTGTCCACGATGCTTACCAGAACGCATGAGCGTGGCTGCTGCTTGACCTACGACTACGTCATCGACGACGCCACCGATCTGCTCGGCGAGAAGGACTTGGATTCGATCTCTGCACTGAGAGGGTTGCTTGTTTCGCGGCCCGCGGATTCAAGCTTTTCACACAAGAGTGTGCTGCACTGCTGCGTGGAACATGCCAAGCTGTGGCTTGCTAAGTCGGAGCAACCCATTAGGCCTGATGCTGATGTTACTT aTGCTGCATTAAGGGAGAAGTTGAACAATATTATGTCTTCGGAGTACTTTACTACCACACCTGAGATGAAGGCTCCGGTTGAAGTTGCTGTGGCGGCTGCTGGGGGCAATTACGTTTCCTTCCATGTGCCGGTGCATGGGTTTGTGGTTCCGGTTGAAGTGGAGCAGCCTGTTTTTCAATCTCAAGAGAAG GATGAACATGATTGCTTTGTGGTTCCATTTCTTTCAGCAGTCCATTTAGATGAGAATGTATACATTGGAGCTCTATATATTAATCCTTGGAGATGGATGGAACCTGAAAATGAG GAAAAGAGAAATTGGAGAACTAGtccattctatgcaccctttgGAGGAGGGGCTAGATTCTGTCCAGGAGCAGAGTTGGCTCGCCTATaa
- the LOC100807287 gene encoding probable apyrase 6 isoform X2, with amino-acid sequence MRRSNARTRSAASNLNNNNELMDPIKTKTRSTNLFARNPKAAQSKSLRSIILVSLALSFLFLVSYFAFSPPEANFRYRIIVDGGSTGTRVHVFKYRSGRALEFSGREGLKSMRVNPGLSAFAEDPEGAGGSVAELVEFAKRWIPRESWGETEIRLMATAGLRMLDAAAQERILASCRKVLRDSGFMFRDEWASVITGSDEGVYAWVVANYALDTLGGDPLETTGIIELGGASAQVTFVSREAVLPSFSRTVKFGNTTYNLYSHSFLHFGLNAAQDSLKEALVLGEFNLASQSLQKGLRIDPCTPTGYSYNVESWKFPPSSESEKNQYQSTVQARGNFSECRSVALTLLQKGKESCSYQHCDIGSTFIPKLQGKFLATENFFYTSKFFGLTPRAYLSKLMNAGKEFCGKDWLRLKKKYVSHDEEDLLRYCFSSAYIVALLHDSLGIALDDERVKVANQVGSIPLDWALGAFILQTAADADIKNHNWIATIFSGGNLS; translated from the exons ATGCGCCGATCGAATGCCCGCACTCGCAGCGCCGCCTCCaatctcaacaacaacaacgaatTAATGGATCCGATCAAAACCAAAACCCGCTCCACCAACCTCTTCGCCCGTAACCCTAAGGCCGCGCAATCAAAGTCCCTCCGTTCCATAATCCTCGTCTCCCTCGCGCTctccttcctcttcctcgtttccTACTTCGCCTTCTCCCCGCCGGAGGCCAATTTCCGGTACCGGATCATCGTGGACGGCGGGAGCACGGGCACGCGCGTGCACGTGTTTAAATACAGGTCTGGTAGGGCGCTGGAGTTCTCCGGGAGGGAGGGGTTGAAGTCGATGCGGGTGAACCCGGGGCTGTCGGCGTTCGCGGAGGATCCGGAGGGCGCGGGCGGGTCTGTGGCAGAGCTGGTGGAGTTCGCGAAGCGGTGGATCCCGAGGGAGAGCTGGGGGGAGACGGAGATAAGGCTGATGGCCACGGCGGGGCTGAGGATGCTCGACGCGGCGGCGCAGGAGAGGATTCTAGCGTCGTGCAGGAAGGTGCTGCGTGACTCCGGATTCATGTTTAGGGACGAATGGGCTTCTGTTATCACAG GTTCTGATGAAGGAGTGTATGCTTGGGTTGTTGCTAATTATGCACTTGACACTCTTGGAGGTGATCCTTTGGAAACAACTGGGATTATTGAACTTGGTGGTGCTTCTGCTCAG GTGACCTTTGTATCAAGAGAAGCAGTGCTGCCTTCATTTTCACGAACTGTTAAATTTGGGAATACCACCTACAACCTTTACAGCCACAGCTTTCTTCATTTTGGCCTG AATGCTGCTCAGGACTCGTTGAAAGAAGCACTTGTATTGGGAGAATTTAACttag CTTCTCAATCTCTTCAAAAAGGGTTGCGGATAGATCCTTGTACTCCTACAGGATACTCTTATAATGTTGAATCATGGAAGTTCCCTCCTAGCTCAGAGAGTGAAAAAAACCAATATCAGTCCACTGTACAAGCCAGGGGAAACTTTTCAGAGTGCAGATCTGTAGCACTAACACTGCTACAAAAAGGGAAAG AATCATGTTCCTATCAGCACTGTGACATAGGATCAACTTTCATACCAAAGCTTCAGGGGAAATTTTTGGCCACAGAAAATTTCTTTTACACATCAAAG TTTTTTGGATTGACGCCAAGGGCCTATCTGTCCAAGTTGATGAATGCTGGGAAAGAATTCTGTGGCAAGGATTGGTTAAGGCTGAAGAAAAAATATGTCTCCCATGATGAGGAAGATTTACTTCGGTATTGCTTCTCTTCAGCATACATTGTTGCTCTGCTTCACGACAGTCTTGGAATTGCTTTGGATGATGAGAG GGTCAAGGTTGCTAATCAGGTGGGAAGTATTCCGCTTGATTGGGCTTTGGGAGCTTTTATTCTGCAAACAGCAGCTGACGCAGATATAAAGAACCATAATTGGATCGCCACCATTTTCA GTGGAGGAAACCTCAGTTGA
- the LOC100807287 gene encoding probable apyrase 6 isoform X1 has translation MRRSNARTRSAASNLNNNNELMDPIKTKTRSTNLFARNPKAAQSKSLRSIILVSLALSFLFLVSYFAFSPPEANFRYRIIVDGGSTGTRVHVFKYRSGRALEFSGREGLKSMRVNPGLSAFAEDPEGAGGSVAELVEFAKRWIPRESWGETEIRLMATAGLRMLDAAAQERILASCRKVLRDSGFMFRDEWASVITGSDEGVYAWVVANYALDTLGGDPLETTGIIELGGASAQVTFVSREAVLPSFSRTVKFGNTTYNLYSHSFLHFGLNAAQDSLKEALVLGEFNLASQSLQKGLRIDPCTPTGYSYNVESWKFPPSSESEKNQYQSTVQARGNFSECRSVALTLLQKGKESCSYQHCDIGSTFIPKLQGKFLATENFFYTSKFFGLTPRAYLSKLMNAGKEFCGKDWLRLKKKYVSHDEEDLLRYCFSSAYIVALLHDSLGIALDDERVKVANQVGSIPLDWALGAFILQTAADADIKNHNWIATIFSDESHTLLSIIGIFIVLLTAWSISRWRKPQLKTIYDLEKGRYIITRVGR, from the exons ATGCGCCGATCGAATGCCCGCACTCGCAGCGCCGCCTCCaatctcaacaacaacaacgaatTAATGGATCCGATCAAAACCAAAACCCGCTCCACCAACCTCTTCGCCCGTAACCCTAAGGCCGCGCAATCAAAGTCCCTCCGTTCCATAATCCTCGTCTCCCTCGCGCTctccttcctcttcctcgtttccTACTTCGCCTTCTCCCCGCCGGAGGCCAATTTCCGGTACCGGATCATCGTGGACGGCGGGAGCACGGGCACGCGCGTGCACGTGTTTAAATACAGGTCTGGTAGGGCGCTGGAGTTCTCCGGGAGGGAGGGGTTGAAGTCGATGCGGGTGAACCCGGGGCTGTCGGCGTTCGCGGAGGATCCGGAGGGCGCGGGCGGGTCTGTGGCAGAGCTGGTGGAGTTCGCGAAGCGGTGGATCCCGAGGGAGAGCTGGGGGGAGACGGAGATAAGGCTGATGGCCACGGCGGGGCTGAGGATGCTCGACGCGGCGGCGCAGGAGAGGATTCTAGCGTCGTGCAGGAAGGTGCTGCGTGACTCCGGATTCATGTTTAGGGACGAATGGGCTTCTGTTATCACAG GTTCTGATGAAGGAGTGTATGCTTGGGTTGTTGCTAATTATGCACTTGACACTCTTGGAGGTGATCCTTTGGAAACAACTGGGATTATTGAACTTGGTGGTGCTTCTGCTCAG GTGACCTTTGTATCAAGAGAAGCAGTGCTGCCTTCATTTTCACGAACTGTTAAATTTGGGAATACCACCTACAACCTTTACAGCCACAGCTTTCTTCATTTTGGCCTG AATGCTGCTCAGGACTCGTTGAAAGAAGCACTTGTATTGGGAGAATTTAACttag CTTCTCAATCTCTTCAAAAAGGGTTGCGGATAGATCCTTGTACTCCTACAGGATACTCTTATAATGTTGAATCATGGAAGTTCCCTCCTAGCTCAGAGAGTGAAAAAAACCAATATCAGTCCACTGTACAAGCCAGGGGAAACTTTTCAGAGTGCAGATCTGTAGCACTAACACTGCTACAAAAAGGGAAAG AATCATGTTCCTATCAGCACTGTGACATAGGATCAACTTTCATACCAAAGCTTCAGGGGAAATTTTTGGCCACAGAAAATTTCTTTTACACATCAAAG TTTTTTGGATTGACGCCAAGGGCCTATCTGTCCAAGTTGATGAATGCTGGGAAAGAATTCTGTGGCAAGGATTGGTTAAGGCTGAAGAAAAAATATGTCTCCCATGATGAGGAAGATTTACTTCGGTATTGCTTCTCTTCAGCATACATTGTTGCTCTGCTTCACGACAGTCTTGGAATTGCTTTGGATGATGAGAG GGTCAAGGTTGCTAATCAGGTGGGAAGTATTCCGCTTGATTGGGCTTTGGGAGCTTTTATTCTGCAAACAGCAGCTGACGCAGATATAAAGAACCATAATTGGATCGCCACCATTTTCAGTGATGAATCACATACTCTCCTCTCAATTATTGGAATTTTTATAGTGTTGTTAACGGCATGGTCTATATCTAGGTGGAGGAAACCTCAGTTGAAGACAATTTACGATCTAGAAAAGGGACGATATATTATCACACGAGTTGGTAGATAA
- the LOC112997807 gene encoding uncharacterized protein, with the protein MSQSDVNTVCFADETSHLIYSGSDDSFCKVKLNKEEFRYDDGLNYNKKSNFDASLSNLFYQMDKSWIDYNSLNKEKYIRGALNFLDFAFAKSSKDGKILCPCTKCVNCKWRFRMNVYEHIISNGFLKGYVTWIFHGEQVGPSSSLDTSQVEGEFDHDMDTLIHDAFTMHATNESNDTYINMEDGDSREFMNGPSVQQSEDNNNSDKFYQMLREAEQSLYKSCKKFAKLSFLVHLYHLKCLNGWVDKSFSMLLELLSDALPEENTLPKSFYDTKKIISGLGLSNEKIHVYPNECILYRKDLADAEICPKCNLSRWKYNSDDVECRNKIPAKILRWFPLIPRLQRLFVSPKTTCSMIWHEVGRTKDGLLRHLADSFAWKDFDCQYPDFACDARNV; encoded by the exons ATGTCGCAGTCTGATGTGAACACTGTATGTTTTGCTGATGAAACTAGCCATCTTATTTACTCTGGGAGTGATGATAGTTTCTGCAAG GTGAAGCTCAATAAAGAGGAATTTAGGTATGATGATGGACTCAACTACAACAAGAAGTCAAATTTTGATGCCTCTTTAAGCAA tttattttatcaaatggatAAGAGTTGGATAGACTACAATTCTCTTAATAAAGAGAAGTATATTAGAGGAGCTTTAAATTTTCTAGATTTTGCATTTGCGAAATCGTCAAAGGATGGAAAAATTTTATGCCCTTGTACCAAATGTGTCAATTGCAAGTGGCGCTTTCGGATGAATGTTTATGAGCACATCATTAGTAATGGGTTTCTAAAAGGATATGTTACTTGGATATTTCATGGTGAACAAGTTGGCCCATCTAGTTCTTTAGATACATCCCAAGTGGAAGGGGAGTTTGATCATGACATGGATACATTGATTCATGATGCATTCACAATGCATGCAACTAATGAGAGTAatgacacatatataaatatggaGGATGGAGATTCTAGAGAATTCATGAATGGACCTAGTGTTCAACAATctgaagataataataattcagATAAGTTCTATCAGATGTTAAGGGAGGCAGAGCAAAGTCTTTATAAAAGTTGTAAGAAGTTTGCAAAATTGTCATTCCTTGTACATTTGTATCACTTAAAGTGTCTAAATGGGTGGGTTGATAAAAGTTTTTCGATGTTGTTAGAGTTGTTAAGTGATGCATTACCAGAGGAAAATACTTTGCCCAAATCATTTTATGACACAAAGAAGATTATTTCAGGGTTGGGTCTATCTAATGAAAAAATTCATGTTTATCCCAATGAATGCATATTGTATAGGAAGGATTTGGCTGATGCTGAAATTTGCCCTAAATGCAATTTGTCAAGATGGAAATACAACTCTGATGATGTTGAATGTAGAAATAAGATACCAGCAAAGATTCTTCGTTGGTTCCCTCTTATACCTAGATTGCAAAGACTTTTTGTATCACCAAAAACAACTTGTTCTATGATATGGCATGAGGTTGGTCGAACTAAAGATGGACTCCTAAGGCATCTagctgattcatttgcttggaaGGATTTTGATTGTCAGTATCCTGATTTTGCTTGTGACGCTCGTAATGTTTGA